The sequence below is a genomic window from Pelecanus crispus isolate bPelCri1 unplaced genomic scaffold, bPelCri1.pri SCAFFOLD_385, whole genome shotgun sequence.
GCCCTCCTGAacgcggggctgcgggcgctgcTGCGGCCCCTGCGCCCCTACGCCCCCCTCCTCAACCCCTACACCCTGGCCGTCGCCTCCACCCCCTTCAGCGTCCGCACCGACAAAGCCCAGCGCCGCTTCGGCTACCGGCCCCTCTTCTCCTGGGAGCAGGCCCGGCGACGCACCGTCCGCTGGATCCGCCAGCTCGACGCCCCGTGAGTgagccccgcagcagccccctcccccgcacccccccccccgccccggctccccgcccgcTCCCGAGCAAGCCCCGCCACGATCCGGGCCCGGTTTTGGCTCCCACCCCCGTCCCCAGCGGGATCCGGGCCGGGTTTTGGCTCCAACCTTGATCCTGAGTGGGATCCAGGCCGGGGTTTGGCTCCAACCTTGATCCTGAGTGGGATCCAGGCCAGGGTTTGGCTCCCACCCCAATTCAGGATGGGATCCAGGCCCGGTTTTGGCTCCCACCCCCCGTCCCCAGCGGGATCCAGGCCGGGTTTTGGCTCCAACCCCAATCCAGGATGGGATCCAGGCTGGGTTTTGGCTCCAACCTTGATCCTGAGTGGGATCCAGGCCGGGTTTTGGCTCTGATCCCAACCCAGGATGGGATCCAGGCCGGGTCTTAGCTCCTATCCCAGCCCAGGATGGGATCCAGGCCAGGTTTTGGctcccacccccatccccagtgGGATCCAGGCCGGGTTTTGGCTCCCACCCCCGTCCCCAGCGGGATCCAGGCCGGGTTTTGGCTCCAACCTTGATCCTGAGTGGGATCCGGGCCGGGTTTTGGCTCCAACCCCAATCCAGGATGGGATCCGGGCCAGGTTTTTGGCTCTGATCTTGATCCCAGGGGGGATCCACACCGGGTTTTGGCTCCCACCCCCGTCCCCAGTGGGATCCAGGCCGGGTTTTGGCTCCAACCTTGATCCTGAGTGGGATCCAGGCCGGGTTTTGGCTCCAACCCCAATCCAGGATGGGATCCAGGCCGGGTCTTAGCTCCTATCCCAGCCCAGGATGGGATCCGGGCCGGGTTTTCACTCTGGCCTTGATCCCAGGGGGGATCCGGGCCGGGTTTTAGCTCCCACCCTGATCCCGAGTGGGATCCAGGCCGGGCTTTGGCCCCGCCCCCAATCCCTTGGGATCCAGGCCGGGCTTTGGCCCCGCCCCCAATCCCTTGGGATCCAGTCCGGGCTCTGGCCCCGCCCCCAATCCCTTGGGATCCAGGCCGGGCTTTGGCCCCGCCCCCAATCCCTTGGGATCCATTCCGggttttccctccccccccagctccaCGCCCTGATCcagccggccccgcccccggcctccCATTGGCTGCCGCCACCACCCCGCCCAGGATCCGCCCGCGCGCGCCCTCACTGCCCTGCATCTCATTTGCATCTCATTACCTCCGCCAATTAAAGGGACCTGACGCCTCTCCCCGCCTCTGGATGATTGGCTGGGCCGGGGGCGGCCATCTTGGGGCGGGCATGGCCGGGGGCGGCTGATTGGCTGGGCCAAGGGCGGCCATCTTGGGatgggcagggccggggcggccgaTTGGCTGGGCTGAGGGCGGCCATCttgggacaggcagggctgaggACGGCCATcttggggtgggcagggccgggggcggccgaTTGGCTGGGCTGAAGGCGGCCATCttggggcgggcagggctgagGACGGCCATCTTGGGGCGGGCTGGGCCGAAGGCTGCCgacaggcagggctgagggcagcggATTGGCTGGGCCGAGGGCGGCCGATTGGCTGGGCCGAGGGTGGCCATCttgggacaggcagggctgaggACGGCCATCttggggcgggcagggccgaAGGCAGCCATCTTCGTGcgggcagggctgagggcaacAGATCGGCCATGGCAGGAGAGTGGGGTGGGCCGAGGGCGGCCATCTTGGCTTGGAGTGGCTGGGGGCATCCGCGTTGGGGTGGAGCGGACTGAGGGCGGCCATcttggggcaggcagggatgacGGCGGCCATGTTGGGATGGCGGGCCCATACTGGGCTGCCCCCCGGGAGGACCGGTGGCCACACTGGGCGGGGTCCCCACACCAGTTGCGTCACTGGAGCCCTAGGCCAGTCTTACTGGGGTGGTCGTGCCAGCTTGGCTCCTTGGCGGCCATCTTGGGCCGCTTGACCGCAGGCTTGTGGGGCCGGTGGCCATCCTGGCCTGTCGGGCAGTGTCAGTGGCCAAAACGGGCTGGGCAAGGAGACCAGCGGTGGCCAAAACGAGCTTCTCGCCGGCGGCCATCTTGGCTTGGCAGCTGGCGCCCGAGCTGGGCGGCCATCTTGGCTCAGTACCCCACGCTGGGCGGCCACCTTGGCTTGGGGCCAGGGCGGGTGGCGGTAGCCACGAGCCGGTTGACCCCCGGTGGCCGTCTTGTGCGGCTGGTGGCCACGTCCGGGTTGAttccgccccccccacccccgggagTGCTTGGGCAGCCATCTCGGATTGGTCAGCAGCAGGAGACGGCCACGGCATCGAGCGGGCGAGCCGGTGGCCATCTTGGCTCGAGCGGCGCATCGCGGACTGGGCAGCCATCTTGGAAAGGGCAGCGCCATGAAGGCGGCCATCTTGGATTCCCTCACCTGGGCCCCTTTGAGGGCGATgaaccgggggggggggcgggggggtttttttagcccATTTTGGGGAGCCAATTCCCATGCGACCGTGAGCACCCAATAAACTCCGGCGCTGGAGAAACGATGTCACCGACctcggcggccgcggggccgggtCTGGTTGCCTGggccccttcccagctgggggggggggggggggggcgggaaccTGCAGTGCAGGCCCTCGTTAGGCTGCCCGGCTAATTAGTTGGGGTGCGGGGGTGGGAAGGTGTGAAGCCTGCAGCACCCTGAGTCACCCTGGGAGGGACCCAGGGGTGacagattggggggggggggaggataTAGGGGGGCACCTGGATGCTTGGGTCCCTTGcagtggggttttggggggtttttttttttattaaatagcttacagggggaaaaaaaaaaatgaagaatgctCCCAGGTCGCCGACGGAAGCGGCAGAGCCCCACCTTTGGGTGCGTGGACGCCTGGGTCCTCTTCCTGCCCCACTGTCAACAGGAAGCTTCGGCGGTTAtttcggggagggggggggacgTGGCCTGGATGCCGGCGTCCCCATTAGCGGGGGGCCCCCCCTGGGGCCCCGGCAGCTCCTCCATGGCCACCGAGTCGCGGGTGGCTTGGAAGGTGCTGAGCGTGGCCGCCTCTTGCCCGCTGGCTACCAACGGTTGGTTGACtggcccgcccccgccccagccgTCGTCCTCGGGGAGCTGAGCCGGACCGGCCCACGGCCCGAAGGACGTGGAGCCCGAGCGGTGCCGCCGGCAGTAGAGCCACGCCGCCACGAGCAGCCCCAGGACCACCAACACGGCCACCGTGACCGCCACCAGCACCGGCCACCGCCACGATCTCGCTTGGGGGGCCGCCGGCTCGTAGGAGGCTACGGTGGTCTTCAGGACTCGGCGGCGGCTAGTGGTGGCCTCCGAGATCAAGTAGTGGCTGGTGGTCTTCGAGGCGGGTTGGTGGCCCACGGTGGTCTCTGAGGCGGGTTGGTGGCCCACGGTGGTCTTCGAGGCGGGTTGGTGGCCCACAGTGGTCTCCGAGGCAGGTTGTTGGCCCACGGTGGTCTTCAAGGCGGGTTGGTGGCCCACGGTGGTCTTCGAGGCGGGTTGGTGGCCCACGGTGGTCTCCGAGGTCGGCAAGTGGCCAACAGAGGTCCTTGAGTCTGGTCGCTGGGCCGGGGTGGTCGCCAAGGTCAAGTGGTGGCCAGTGGTGGTCTCCAGAGTTGCCTGGAGACTGACGGTGGCCTTCAGGACGGCTTGCTGGCCCGTGATGGCCTCCAGGGACCCGGCGGAGCTGGTCATCAGGGCCAGGGCCCCGGCGCTGGTGGTCACCACGGCCGTTTCGGTGCCGCTGGCGGCGCCTGGAGCCAGCGGGTGGGTGACGGTGGCCAACGAGGAGGTCGCAGAGCCGGTGGCGTGCGCGGTGGCTCCCTCGGGGGCCGTGGGGGCCGTTGACTCTACCTCGAGGAACTCGgtggccaaaaggctggcctCGGCCGGGACCGAGGGCGGGGTGGTCCccgggtggggggcgggggtggaGTGCAGCGGGGCGGCGCAGGTGGCCAGGAGGGCGCAGATGACAACGGCCGGACCAGctcgggggggggtccccatggccctggactggggggggggggggggggaataccACAGGAGGGCGTCACCCCCATGGggtccccacagcacccatgggacccccccccccagtacccTTGGGTGCCCAACAGCGCCCTTGGGACCCCCGTGTCCCTCTTGGGACCCCCAAGTGCCCACAgcacccttgggacccccccccagtaCCCTTGGGTGCCCAACAGCGCCCTTGGGACCCCCACGTCCCTCTTGGGACCCCCCAAGtacccacagcacccatgggaccccccccagtACCCTTGGGTGCCCTACAGCACCCTTGGGACCCCCGTGTCCCTCTTGGGACCCCCAAgtgcccacagcacccatgggacccacCCAGTACCCTTGGGACCCCCGTGTCCCTCTTGGGACCCCCAAgtgcccacagcacccatgggaccccccccccagtacccTTGGGTGCCCAACAGCGCCCTTGGGACCCCCGTGTCCCTCTTGGGACCCCCAAgtgcccacagcacccatgggacccacCCAGTACCCTTGGGACCCCCACGTCCCTC
It includes:
- the LOC142597033 gene encoding 3 beta-hydroxysteroid dehydrogenase type 7-like, whose amino-acid sequence is NVAWMHVLAARAARQRPAAVGGEAFFCYDASPYAAYEEFNMLLLGPAGLRLGGPRPPAALLALLALLNAGLRALLRPLRPYAPLLNPYTLAVASTPFSVRTDKAQRRFGYRPLFSWEQARRRTVRWIRQLDAP